From a region of the Mucilaginibacter auburnensis genome:
- a CDS encoding BamA/TamA family outer membrane protein, whose amino-acid sequence MRRIVWRLTLLVGVLFTVTGNAFAQEKQDPPEVLEKQTDGKEVIGSLFGKKKDSSDTTKKKPSLVSTLPSAGFNPSVGFSVGVTSTAGLVFGDPKITTMSVLNANAYISTKGLIQFETKNNIFTNDDLYNIQGNVQIGKTVALDYGVGTGSRAHGEQGFTFDGLPLRSNSEVMPLNYSYIKISQRVYRRIAKNLLFGAGVIFNIYNDIDDEKKKGPKPDAHNHRYSINHGFPTSEYTNNGLLLNLEYNSRDHINRPYEGMFIDLILRTNATWMGSNKPATQLRAELRKYWGLSKVNREHILAYWFWSSFLLKGDLPYLELPGTGSDQTSRLGRGYTIGRFKGQSFMYSELEYRFPITTNKLFSGVVFANAQTGSAQRRISDINLGEFVEPGGGVGLRILFNKYTRSNLCIDYGIGTYGAKGIFVGLNEVF is encoded by the coding sequence ATGAGAAGAATAGTGTGGCGGCTAACATTGTTGGTTGGCGTTTTATTTACTGTAACTGGGAATGCTTTTGCACAGGAGAAACAGGATCCACCTGAGGTACTGGAAAAACAAACTGATGGAAAAGAAGTAATAGGTAGTTTGTTTGGCAAGAAAAAAGACAGTAGCGATACCACAAAAAAAAAACCTTCACTTGTATCAACGTTACCGTCTGCCGGCTTTAACCCAAGTGTTGGCTTTTCTGTAGGTGTAACGTCAACAGCCGGTTTGGTTTTTGGCGATCCGAAAATTACCACTATGTCTGTTCTGAATGCTAACGCATACATTTCAACCAAGGGCCTTATTCAGTTTGAAACAAAGAATAATATTTTTACTAATGATGACCTGTACAACATTCAAGGCAATGTGCAGATTGGTAAAACCGTTGCCTTAGATTATGGTGTAGGTACAGGCAGTCGCGCACATGGCGAACAAGGTTTTACTTTTGACGGTTTGCCTTTACGAAGCAACAGTGAGGTAATGCCTTTAAATTATTCCTATATAAAAATTTCGCAAAGGGTGTATCGTCGCATTGCTAAAAATTTGTTGTTTGGTGCCGGGGTGATTTTTAATATCTACAATGATATTGATGACGAAAAAAAGAAAGGACCTAAACCTGATGCTCACAATCATAGATATAGTATCAATCATGGCTTTCCAACATCAGAATATACCAACAATGGCCTTTTACTCAATTTAGAGTATAATTCAAGAGATCATATTAATCGCCCTTATGAGGGGATGTTTATTGACCTTATATTACGCACCAATGCAACCTGGATGGGTAGTAACAAGCCCGCCACTCAATTGCGTGCAGAACTGCGCAAATACTGGGGCCTGTCAAAAGTAAACCGAGAGCATATTTTGGCTTACTGGTTTTGGAGCAGTTTTCTGCTCAAGGGCGATCTGCCTTATCTGGAATTACCCGGTACCGGCAGTGATCAAACCAGCCGCTTGGGCAGGGGCTACACAATAGGCCGTTTTAAGGGGCAATCGTTTATGTATAGTGAACTGGAATACCGCTTCCCTATTACTACCAACAAACTTTTTAGTGGGGTAGTTTTTGCAAACGCTCAAACCGGAAGTGCACAAAGACGTATCAGCGATATTAACCTCGGCGAGTTTGTAGAGCCTGGAGGTGGTGTAGGTCTGCGTATATTGTTCAATAAGTATACCCGTTCAAACTTGTGTATAGACTATGGGATAGGTACTTACGGAGCAAAAGGTATATTTGTAGGCTTGAATGAAGTGTTTTAA
- a CDS encoding YjjG family noncanonical pyrimidine nucleotidase, with the protein MGSTKPFMGKQYKHIYFDLDHTIWDFDKNAEETLHELFVLHKLADLGLSSADVFIETYTVNNHRLWRDYHLGVITKEQLRQARFNQTFLDLGLHPDVIPIGFEDAYVQLCPTKTNLFPHAHETLAYLQNKYTLHLISNGFKESQDIKISNTGIGRYFQHIVVSELIGVNKPDQAIFQHALDLACAQKHESIMIGDSLEADVYGALNFGMDAIYFNPFNAEKPNDVPVQINHLKELTVLL; encoded by the coding sequence ATGGGAAGCACGAAACCATTCATGGGTAAGCAATACAAGCACATCTACTTTGACCTTGACCACACTATTTGGGATTTTGACAAGAATGCCGAAGAGACGTTGCATGAACTTTTCGTTTTGCATAAACTTGCCGATCTCGGTCTATCTTCCGCAGATGTTTTTATTGAAACCTATACAGTAAATAATCACCGACTTTGGCGAGATTATCACCTTGGAGTAATCACTAAAGAACAATTGCGCCAGGCTCGCTTTAACCAAACTTTTTTAGATCTGGGCTTACATCCTGATGTTATTCCCATTGGGTTTGAGGATGCGTATGTACAGCTTTGTCCAACCAAAACCAACTTATTTCCTCACGCTCACGAAACACTGGCCTACCTGCAAAACAAATACACGCTGCATCTCATCTCGAATGGATTTAAAGAGTCGCAAGATATTAAGATAAGTAATACCGGCATTGGCCGATACTTTCAGCACATTGTAGTATCAGAATTAATTGGCGTAAACAAACCAGATCAAGCCATTTTTCAACACGCACTTGACCTTGCCTGCGCGCAAAAGCACGAAAGCATCATGATAGGCGATAGTTTGGAAGCTGATGTTTATGGTGCGCTTAATTTCGGTATGGATGCTATCTACTTTAATCCGTTCAATGCTGAAAAACCTAATGATGTACCTGTGCAGATCAATCATTTGAAAGAGCTAACTGTATTGCTGTAG
- the miaE gene encoding tRNA-(ms[2]io[6]A)-hydroxylase codes for MSEKTILKLHLPTDPVWVKNVVESNIEELLTDHAFCEQKAASNAITLIVQNPNLGDLVQQMADLVREEMDHFKRVHQIIISRGFTLGKERKDNYVNELRKFIIIGGGREAQLIDRLLFSAMIEARSCERFKVLYENINDKQLSEFYYELMISEATHYTMFISLARKYADKIDVDKRWNEFLAYEAQVIQNYGKHETIHG; via the coding sequence GTGAGCGAGAAAACTATTCTAAAACTACACTTACCTACCGATCCGGTGTGGGTAAAGAATGTGGTGGAAAGTAACATTGAGGAACTACTTACCGACCATGCTTTTTGCGAGCAAAAAGCTGCCAGCAATGCCATAACACTTATTGTACAAAACCCGAACCTGGGCGACCTGGTACAGCAAATGGCTGATCTGGTGCGCGAAGAAATGGATCATTTTAAAAGGGTACATCAAATTATCATTAGCAGAGGCTTTACTTTAGGTAAAGAACGCAAGGATAATTACGTTAACGAACTACGCAAATTTATTATAATTGGCGGTGGCCGAGAAGCCCAGTTAATTGACCGTCTGCTGTTTTCCGCTATGATAGAAGCCCGGAGCTGCGAGCGGTTCAAGGTATTGTATGAAAACATTAACGACAAGCAGCTATCAGAATTCTATTATGAACTCATGATTAGCGAGGCTACGCACTACACCATGTTTATAAGTCTTGCGCGTAAATATGCAGATAAGATAGATGTTGATAAGCGTTGGAATGAATTTTTAGCTTACGAAGCGCAGGTGATACAAAACTATGGGAAGCACGAAACCATTCATGGGTAA
- the dxs gene encoding 1-deoxy-D-xylulose-5-phosphate synthase, with product MQVPAGELLKRINSPSDLKQLSEDQLEQVCQELRQYIIDEVSVNGGHFAASLGVVELTVALHYILNTPYDQLVWDVGHQAYGHKILTGRRDDFHTNRVYGGLSGFPKRSESEYDTFGVGHSSTSISAALGMAVASKYKGENDRQHVAVIGDGSMTAGMAFEALNHAGIANANILVILNDNNMSIDPNVGALKEYLTSITTSKPYNRFRDDIAGVLAKISSIGPDAYNLALKIEKSIKGTLLKRSNFFEALKFRYFGPVDGHDVKNLAKVLRDLSEIPGPKLLHCITVKGKGYALAEKDQTKWHAPGLFDKITGEIKKAKYDKPQPPKYQDVFGHSIIELAEQNPKIMGITPAMPSGCSLNLMMKAMPDRAFDVGIAEQHAVTFSAGLATQGLVPFCNIYSSFMQRAYDQVVHDVAIQNLNVVFCLDRAGIAGADGATHHGAYDLAFMRCIPNMAVSSPMNEEELRNLMYTAQQENMGPFVIRYPRGNGVMVDWQRPFKAIPVGKGRIICEGEEVVILTIGAIGNEAVKAINVLNTEGYFPAHYDMRFAKPIDEALLHEVFKKFDKVVTVEDGCIEGGMGSAVLEFMADNNYKAQVVRLGIPDKFIEHGEQPELWAECGYDAASIVISVKTLSTIIKAHTIAS from the coding sequence ATGCAGGTACCCGCTGGTGAACTACTGAAGCGTATCAACTCGCCTTCTGATCTAAAACAACTTTCTGAAGACCAATTAGAGCAGGTTTGCCAGGAGCTGCGACAGTATATTATTGATGAAGTTTCGGTTAATGGCGGACACTTTGCCGCAAGTTTGGGCGTTGTGGAACTGACGGTTGCACTACACTATATTCTTAATACACCATATGATCAGTTGGTATGGGATGTAGGTCACCAGGCTTATGGTCACAAAATATTAACCGGCCGCCGGGATGATTTTCATACCAATCGTGTATATGGCGGCTTGAGCGGTTTTCCCAAACGGTCAGAAAGCGAATATGATACTTTTGGCGTCGGCCACTCATCAACTTCAATTTCTGCTGCCTTAGGCATGGCCGTTGCATCTAAGTATAAGGGAGAGAACGACCGCCAGCATGTCGCCGTAATTGGTGATGGCTCGATGACGGCCGGTATGGCTTTTGAGGCACTTAACCATGCAGGTATTGCGAATGCCAACATATTGGTAATTTTAAACGACAACAACATGTCGATAGATCCAAATGTAGGCGCATTGAAAGAATATTTAACCAGCATTACCACCTCTAAACCTTACAACCGTTTTAGAGATGACATTGCGGGTGTGTTGGCTAAAATATCATCAATAGGCCCTGATGCGTATAACTTAGCGCTTAAAATTGAAAAAAGCATAAAAGGCACTTTGTTAAAACGCAGCAACTTTTTTGAGGCGCTAAAATTCAGATATTTCGGTCCGGTTGATGGGCACGATGTTAAAAACCTGGCTAAAGTATTACGCGATCTGAGCGAGATACCGGGACCTAAGTTATTACATTGCATCACCGTAAAAGGAAAAGGCTACGCACTCGCTGAAAAGGATCAAACCAAGTGGCACGCTCCCGGCTTGTTCGACAAGATAACAGGCGAGATCAAAAAAGCTAAATATGATAAACCACAGCCTCCAAAATATCAGGATGTTTTTGGTCATAGTATAATTGAACTGGCTGAGCAAAACCCTAAAATAATGGGTATAACGCCGGCAATGCCATCAGGTTGCTCATTAAACCTGATGATGAAAGCTATGCCTGATCGCGCGTTTGACGTAGGTATTGCGGAACAGCATGCTGTAACATTCTCAGCCGGATTGGCAACACAGGGCTTGGTACCATTCTGTAATATTTACTCCAGTTTTATGCAGCGCGCGTACGACCAGGTGGTGCATGACGTAGCAATACAAAACCTTAACGTGGTATTTTGCTTAGACAGGGCAGGCATTGCCGGTGCTGATGGCGCTACCCATCATGGTGCTTATGACCTGGCTTTTATGCGCTGTATACCTAACATGGCCGTTTCATCACCAATGAACGAGGAAGAACTGCGCAACCTGATGTATACTGCACAGCAGGAAAACATGGGACCGTTTGTAATACGCTATCCGCGTGGAAACGGTGTTATGGTAGATTGGCAGCGCCCTTTCAAAGCTATCCCGGTAGGCAAAGGCCGCATAATTTGTGAGGGTGAAGAAGTGGTTATTTTAACCATTGGTGCTATAGGTAATGAGGCAGTTAAAGCTATTAATGTGTTAAATACAGAAGGCTATTTCCCTGCGCATTATGATATGCGCTTCGCTAAGCCTATTGACGAAGCTTTGTTGCATGAGGTATTTAAGAAATTCGATAAAGTAGTTACTGTTGAAGATGGCTGTATTGAAGGCGGTATGGGTTCGGCGGTATTAGAATTTATGGCCGATAACAATTACAAAGCACAGGTAGTGCGTTTAGGCATCCCCGATAAATTTATTGAGCACGGTGAACAACCCGAACTTTGGGCCGAATGCGGTTACGATGCAGCGAGCATAGTAATTAGTGTTAAAACGCTTTCTACTATAATAAAAGCGCATACAATTGCCAGTTAG
- a CDS encoding segregation and condensation protein A — MTEENFEIKLPQFEGPFDLLLFFIERDELDIHEISITRIANDFLDYIHHMSSLNIELASEFIFVAATLMRIKAKMLLPRYDTGEGGTEIDQKEELVRRLIEYKKFKQVCEELRPMEDERFKQERRGNIKFDIDQTEAVKVPGEELADLSLYKLMMVYSRLMRNYQSRAQEVKHTVVQYPYTIEAQKKAIDNLLRINSRLDFKTIAGNSDNKVHFVYNFLAVLEMLQQELLDIQVGLGYNNFWVSPRQTAG, encoded by the coding sequence ATGACCGAAGAAAACTTCGAAATAAAGCTGCCGCAGTTTGAGGGGCCATTTGATTTGTTGCTGTTCTTTATTGAACGCGATGAACTGGATATACATGAGATTTCCATCACCCGCATAGCTAACGATTTCCTGGACTACATTCACCACATGAGTAGCCTCAATATAGAACTGGCCAGTGAGTTTATTTTTGTTGCAGCCACCCTGATGCGCATTAAAGCCAAGATGTTGCTGCCACGCTACGATACTGGAGAGGGAGGAACGGAGATTGACCAAAAAGAGGAACTGGTTAGGAGGCTCATTGAATATAAAAAGTTTAAGCAAGTTTGTGAAGAACTGCGGCCCATGGAAGACGAACGCTTTAAACAGGAACGGCGTGGCAACATTAAATTCGATATTGACCAAACCGAAGCGGTAAAAGTGCCAGGTGAAGAACTGGCCGACCTGAGTTTATATAAATTGATGATGGTTTACAGCCGCCTGATGCGGAACTACCAGAGCCGCGCGCAGGAAGTGAAACACACCGTGGTACAATACCCATATACCATTGAGGCGCAAAAAAAAGCTATTGACAACTTACTGCGCATAAACAGTCGCCTGGATTTTAAAACCATTGCAGGCAACTCGGATAACAAAGTGCATTTTGTTTACAATTTTTTGGCTGTTTTAGAGATGCTGCAGCAAGAGCTGCTGGATATACAAGTAGGGTTGGGGTATAATAATTTCTGGGTTTCACCCAGGCAGACAGCCGGCTAA
- a CDS encoding DUF1569 domain-containing protein: protein MIKSVFTPSDVAELKERISKLTPQSTPLWGKMNVGQMLAHANVSYEMAYTNKHPRPNAFLRLMLKMFAKDMVVGPQPYKRSLPTAKAFLMSEQKDFETEKKRLLDFIDYTLQLGKQHFEGKESLSFGKLTSEEWNVMFYKHLDHHLQQFGV, encoded by the coding sequence ATGATTAAAAGTGTTTTCACCCCGTCGGATGTTGCCGAACTTAAAGAGCGTATTAGTAAGTTAACTCCGCAGTCAACCCCTTTGTGGGGCAAAATGAATGTTGGCCAAATGCTCGCTCATGCTAACGTAAGTTATGAAATGGCTTATACCAATAAGCACCCCAGGCCTAACGCTTTTTTGCGTTTAATGCTGAAAATGTTTGCTAAGGACATGGTAGTTGGCCCCCAACCATATAAACGGAGTTTACCAACCGCAAAGGCATTTTTAATGAGTGAACAAAAGGATTTTGAAACAGAAAAAAAGCGTTTGTTAGATTTTATTGACTATACTTTGCAATTGGGCAAACAGCATTTTGAGGGGAAGGAATCTCTGTCATTCGGCAAACTGACAAGTGAGGAATGGAATGTAATGTTTTACAAGCACCTGGATCATCATTTACAGCAGTTTGGAGTATAG
- a CDS encoding sigma-54-dependent transcriptional regulator: MGTKTPPSASILVIDDEKKLNDLLSRILSLEGYKVVQAYTAKEGLRILHQEQVVLVISDVKLPDANGVELVKAIKQIKPFVEVINLTAYGTIADGVQAIQNGAFNYITKGDDNDRIIPLVSQAFNKAMHQLEAESLKNKSNTIVGFDNIIGTSPSITNALTLAKKVASTDTTVLLLGETGTGKEVFASAIHQAGGRSGKPFVAINCSSFTGDLLESELFGYKAGAFTGALKDKKGLVEEANGGTLFLDEVGEIMPDMQARLLRLLENQSFIKIGSTETTKVNVRIIAATNRDLQKAAETGTFRMDLYYRLSVFNIQLPPLRERKPDIRSLADHYLAMFSAKMGVQKMQMDKGFIEALEQHPWKGNIRELKNLMERVVILADSASLSNSLLPPEFNTDITDSNPIDLATVEKQHIKKILAYTGGNKTETARLLGIGLTTLYRKLDEYTLNQ, from the coding sequence GTGGGAACCAAAACACCGCCTTCGGCGTCAATTTTAGTTATTGATGACGAGAAAAAGCTAAATGATCTTTTGTCACGCATCTTGAGTCTGGAAGGCTACAAGGTTGTGCAAGCTTATACTGCAAAAGAAGGCTTGAGGATACTCCATCAGGAACAAGTGGTTTTGGTGATAAGCGATGTGAAGTTACCGGATGCTAACGGCGTTGAACTGGTAAAAGCTATTAAACAAATAAAGCCCTTTGTTGAAGTAATTAATTTGACAGCTTACGGCACCATTGCCGACGGTGTGCAGGCTATACAAAACGGCGCGTTCAACTACATTACCAAGGGCGATGATAATGACAGGATCATCCCGTTGGTAAGTCAGGCTTTTAATAAAGCCATGCACCAATTGGAAGCTGAAAGTCTAAAAAATAAAAGCAATACAATAGTTGGGTTTGACAACATTATTGGCACATCGCCATCAATAACTAATGCCTTAACACTGGCTAAAAAAGTTGCGAGTACAGATACCACAGTACTGTTATTAGGAGAAACCGGAACAGGCAAAGAGGTTTTTGCATCAGCCATACACCAGGCAGGCGGGCGTTCCGGCAAACCTTTCGTGGCTATTAATTGCAGCAGCTTTACTGGCGACCTGTTGGAAAGCGAACTATTTGGTTACAAAGCCGGAGCCTTTACCGGGGCTTTGAAAGATAAAAAAGGCTTGGTTGAAGAAGCTAACGGTGGTACACTGTTTTTAGATGAAGTAGGCGAAATTATGCCCGATATGCAGGCCAGATTATTGCGTTTGCTCGAAAATCAAAGTTTTATTAAAATTGGCAGTACCGAGACAACTAAGGTGAACGTAAGGATCATAGCTGCTACCAACCGTGATCTGCAAAAAGCAGCAGAAACAGGTACATTCAGAATGGACCTTTATTATCGGCTTTCGGTATTTAACATACAACTACCTCCGTTGCGTGAACGAAAACCGGATATACGTTCATTAGCTGATCATTATTTAGCCATGTTTTCGGCCAAAATGGGCGTGCAAAAAATGCAGATGGATAAAGGTTTTATTGAAGCCCTTGAACAGCACCCATGGAAAGGCAACATACGCGAACTTAAAAACCTGATGGAGCGGGTGGTGATACTTGCAGATTCCGCATCACTTTCAAACTCACTTCTTCCGCCTGAATTTAATACTGATATAACAGATAGCAACCCAATTGATCTGGCTACTGTTGAAAAGCAGCACATCAAAAAAATACTGGCATACACAGGCGGTAATAAAACCGAGACTGCGCGTTTACTGGGAATAGGTTTAACAACTTTATACCGCAAACTTGATGAGTATACGCTCAATCAATAA
- a CDS encoding cystathionine gamma-synthase family protein, with translation MTTKRGFTTTLLHSDRLQKPEHGALHKPIHTSVTFGYDDVQDLVDVFQNKTSGYAYSRQGSPTVNALEYKVTQMEKGFASVCFATGMAGIASTILALIKQGDHIVASSYLFGNTRSVFQSYMDMGLDVTFVDATDVANVESALKPNTRMVFVETIANPATQIADLEAIGKLCEQKRILYMVDNTMTTPYLFNPADVKASLVANSLTKNIGGHGNALGGCITDTGLFDWGSYPNIYDVYKKGDVKKWGITQIRKKGLRDAGGTMAPEAAHYISIGAETLALRMDRSTANAMALATYFEAHPNIKKVFYPGLENHSQHNRAKKLFKGFGTLLSIELVESMDCFAFLNALQLVVKSSNLGDTRTLSIPVAHTIFNELGKEKRAEMGISDNMIRLSIGIEDKDDLIADFAAALG, from the coding sequence ATGACAACGAAAAGAGGCTTCACTACTACCCTACTCCATTCAGACCGTTTACAAAAACCAGAGCATGGTGCTTTGCATAAACCTATACATACATCAGTAACTTTTGGTTACGATGATGTTCAGGATCTGGTTGATGTATTTCAAAACAAAACAAGCGGTTACGCTTACTCCCGGCAGGGCAGCCCAACTGTTAACGCCCTTGAGTATAAGGTAACACAAATGGAAAAAGGCTTTGCTTCCGTCTGTTTTGCAACCGGCATGGCAGGTATAGCATCAACAATATTAGCTTTAATAAAACAAGGCGATCATATTGTGGCCAGTTCATACCTGTTTGGCAATACGCGCAGCGTTTTCCAATCGTACATGGATATGGGCCTGGATGTAACTTTTGTTGACGCTACAGATGTTGCCAATGTTGAAAGCGCTTTAAAACCAAATACCCGCATGGTGTTTGTTGAAACCATTGCCAACCCCGCCACTCAAATAGCAGATTTGGAAGCCATTGGTAAACTTTGCGAGCAAAAGCGTATATTATATATGGTAGACAACACCATGACCACCCCTTACCTGTTTAATCCTGCTGATGTTAAAGCGAGCCTGGTAGCCAACTCGTTGACCAAAAATATAGGAGGCCATGGCAATGCTTTGGGTGGTTGTATAACCGATACAGGCTTATTTGACTGGGGCAGCTATCCTAATATTTACGACGTTTATAAGAAAGGCGATGTTAAGAAATGGGGCATCACCCAGATCAGGAAAAAAGGCTTGCGGGATGCGGGCGGCACTATGGCTCCTGAGGCTGCGCATTATATATCAATAGGTGCCGAGACGCTGGCTCTGCGTATGGACCGTTCAACGGCTAATGCTATGGCACTGGCAACTTACTTTGAAGCGCATCCTAACATTAAAAAGGTATTTTATCCGGGATTGGAAAACCATTCGCAGCATAATAGAGCTAAAAAGCTTTTTAAAGGTTTTGGAACTTTACTGAGTATTGAACTGGTGGAAAGTATGGATTGCTTCGCGTTTTTAAACGCGCTGCAGCTTGTTGTAAAATCAAGTAACCTTGGTGATACGCGCACGCTTTCTATACCTGTTGCACACACCATATTTAATGAGTTAGGTAAAGAGAAAAGGGCCGAAATGGGTATATCAGATAATATGATCCGCCTTTCAATTGGAATTGAAGATAAAGACGATCTGATTGCCGATTTTGCTGCTGCACTGGGATAA
- a CDS encoding ATP-dependent DNA ligase: MKAFAQLFLSLDETNKTNQKVQVLKDYLNCVPDSDKMHMLALFTGRKPKRVINATQIRTWANAVTGIPVWLFEESYHIVGDLAETMALLLPQDTVSSTDKTLTDWMAELNSLASKTEEERKLWLTDSWAILDTQERFVFNKLLTGSFRVGVSQNLVIKALADISGLDAATLTHRIMGNWMPETYSYEQLTQKEGASDDISRPYPFFLAYPIQETSDKQRSADELKVTLGNAAEWQAEWKWDGIRAQLIKRDGQIFIWSRGEELATEKFPELHPFLNDLPDGTVLDGEILSFREGLPLPFNVLQTRIGRKNLSKKILEESPVALIAYDCLEYNGEDIRYKTQSERRVLLEGLQRYTDHPEIFRISALIDFNSWDELAKIREQSRAKIAEGIMLKRKSATYQVGRRRGDWWKWKIDPLSVDAVMIYAQKGHGRRADLYTDYTFAVWDGDKLVPFAKAYSGLTDAEINKVDYFVKRNTLEKFGPVRTVKPELVFEIGFEGINRSTRHKSGIALRFPRILRWRHDKPKEEADTLENLKALLGD; encoded by the coding sequence ATGAAGGCATTTGCGCAACTCTTTCTCTCCTTAGATGAGACCAACAAAACCAACCAAAAGGTGCAGGTTTTGAAAGATTACCTTAACTGCGTGCCCGACTCTGACAAGATGCACATGCTGGCATTGTTCACCGGGCGTAAGCCAAAGCGCGTTATCAACGCCACACAGATACGTACCTGGGCTAATGCTGTTACCGGAATACCTGTTTGGTTGTTTGAAGAAAGTTACCATATAGTAGGCGACCTTGCCGAAACGATGGCGCTTTTGCTACCTCAGGACACCGTGAGCAGCACTGATAAAACCCTAACCGACTGGATGGCGGAACTAAACAGCTTAGCCAGTAAAACCGAGGAAGAACGCAAACTATGGCTAACCGACTCGTGGGCAATATTAGATACGCAGGAGCGCTTTGTTTTTAACAAGTTGCTTACCGGAAGCTTCCGGGTGGGTGTATCGCAAAACCTGGTAATTAAGGCGTTGGCAGATATTTCTGGTTTGGACGCGGCCACGCTTACCCACCGCATAATGGGCAACTGGATGCCCGAGACCTACTCTTACGAACAGCTAACGCAAAAAGAGGGGGCATCGGATGACATATCGCGCCCCTACCCTTTCTTTCTGGCTTACCCCATACAGGAAACGTCAGATAAACAACGCTCGGCTGATGAGTTAAAAGTAACCTTAGGCAATGCTGCAGAGTGGCAGGCCGAATGGAAGTGGGATGGTATACGCGCGCAGCTAATTAAGCGCGACGGCCAGATATTTATATGGAGTCGTGGAGAAGAACTGGCGACAGAGAAATTCCCGGAGTTGCATCCCTTTTTGAATGACTTGCCTGACGGCACTGTGTTGGATGGTGAGATACTCAGTTTCCGTGAGGGGCTGCCGTTGCCATTCAATGTACTTCAAACGCGCATCGGCAGAAAAAATCTGAGTAAGAAAATACTGGAGGAAAGTCCGGTGGCTTTGATAGCTTATGATTGCCTGGAGTATAACGGAGAAGACATCCGGTATAAAACACAAAGTGAGCGGCGTGTTTTATTAGAAGGATTACAGCGGTATACCGATCACCCGGAGATATTCCGGATCTCCGCGTTAATTGATTTCAATAGTTGGGACGAGCTGGCTAAAATAAGAGAGCAATCGCGCGCTAAAATTGCTGAAGGTATTATGCTGAAGCGCAAAAGCGCCACCTACCAGGTAGGCCGGCGAAGAGGCGACTGGTGGAAGTGGAAAATAGATCCGCTATCTGTTGATGCGGTAATGATTTACGCGCAAAAGGGGCACGGCCGCAGGGCCGACCTGTATACCGATTATACTTTTGCTGTTTGGGATGGCGACAAATTAGTGCCATTCGCTAAAGCGTATTCCGGACTGACAGACGCTGAAATAAACAAGGTTGATTACTTTGTAAAACGCAACACGCTCGAAAAATTTGGCCCTGTACGCACAGTAAAACCCGAGTTGGTATTCGAGATAGGCTTTGAGGGTATCAATCGTTCTACGCGTCACAAATCAGGCATAGCGTTGAGATTTCCGCGCATTCTGCGCTGGCGGCATGACAAGCCTAAGGAAGAAGCCGACACCCTTGAAAACCTGAAGGCTCTTTTAGGTGACTAA